The Euphorbia lathyris chromosome 3, ddEupLath1.1, whole genome shotgun sequence genome contains a region encoding:
- the LOC136224150 gene encoding carboxylesterase 15-like, giving the protein MVGERKLSDEVSGWLRIYDDGTVDRAWTGPPQVKFMTDPVPAHHHFIDGVATRDVTIDEISGLRVRIYLPEMHPENHHKLPVILHFHGGGFCISQADWFMYYHIYTRLAKSAKAIVVSVFLRLAPEHRLPAASDDGYSSLLWLHSLAKGDSHESWISNHADFNRIFLIGDSSGGNLVHEVAARAGRIDLSPLRLSGGIPVHPGFVRSERSKSELEQPESPFLTLDMVDKFLSLALPVGSTKDHPITCPMGAAAPPLDSLKLPPLLLCVAEMDLIRDTEMEYYEAMKKAKKDVKLLITPGMGHSFYLNKIALDMDPFTAAQATGLIEGIVEFINQH; this is encoded by the coding sequence ATGGTCGGAGAAAGAAAACTTTCAGATGAGGTTTCCGGTTGGCTTAGAATCTACGACGACGGCACAGTTGACCGGGCTTGGACCGGACCTCCTCAGGTCAAATTCATGACCGATCCTGTCCCAGCGCATCACCATTTCATCGACGGAGTCGCCACTCGCGATGTAACAATCGATGAAATCTCCGGTCTCCGTGTCAGAATCTATCTGCCGGAGATGCATCCTGAAAATCACCACAAGCTTCCGGTAATCCTCCACTTCCACGGCGGCGGCTTTTGCATTAGTCAAGCCGACTGGTTTATGTATTATCATATATACACTCGTCTTGCTAAATCGGCAAAAGCTATCGTTGTCTCCGTCTTCCTCCGTCTAGCCCCGGAGCACCGTCTTCCAGCTGCTTCCGATGACGGCTACTCCTCTCTCCTTTGGCTACATTCGTTAGCTAAAGGCGATTCACACGAATCATGGATCAGTAATCACGCAGATTTTAACCGTATTTTCTTAATCGGAGATAGCTCCGGTGGGAATTTAGTTCATGAAGTAGCTGCACGAGCTGGAAGAATCGATCTGAGTCCATTAAGACTTTCCGGAGGAATTCCGGTTCATCCTGGATTTGTCCGGTCGGAGAGGAGCAAATCGGAATTGGAGCAACCGGAGTCTCCATTCTTGACTTTAGATATGGTGGATAAGTTCTTAAGTTTGGCATTACCGGTAGGGTCTACAAAGGATCATCCGATTACGTGTCCCATGGGAGCAGCAGCGCCACCGTTGGACAGCCTGAAACTGCCGCCGTTGCTGCTGTGTGTGGCGGAGATGGATCTGATAAGGGATACTGAAATGGAGTATTATGAGGCAATGAAAAAGGCAAAGAAGGATGTGAAATTACTAATAACCCCTGGAATGGGACATAGTTTTTATCTGAACAAAATAGCTTTGGATATGGATCCATTTACTGCTGCTCAGGCCACCGGTCTTATTGAAGGGATCGTCGAGTTCATCAACCAgcactaa